The following nucleotide sequence is from Thermoanaerobaculia bacterium.
GAACACTCCCCCGGCGCCGATGGTCCCGGGCATGGAGATCTCCGGCGTCATCGACGCGGTGGGCGGCGAGGTCGAAGGTCTGGAAGTCGGGCAGCCGGCCGTGGCCGTTCCGATCTTCGGCGGACACGCGGAATCGGTCGTCTGTCCCGCCGCACGCGTGTTCCCGATCCCGGAAGGCGTCGATCTCGTCGAGGCCGCGGCGATTCCCGTCGCCTTTCTGACTGCGGATTACGCGCTTTCGGCCGGCGACGCGCGCGCCGGCGAACGGCTCGTCGTCACCGCGGCGGCCGGAGGCGTGGGAAGC
It contains:
- a CDS encoding alcohol dehydrogenase catalytic domain-containing protein, with protein sequence MAERGRSRAWIVEKFGGPERLTLFERDDPSPARGEVRLRTAAIGLNFADLFVRAGAYPNTPPAPMVPGMEISGVIDAVGGEVEGLEVGQPAVAVPIFGGHAESVVCPAARVFPIPEGVDLVEAAAIPVAFLTADYALSAGDARAGERLVVTAAAGGVGSALLQLARRRGMRTLALVGSEAKLDLCRRLGAETVGLYRSAE